Proteins from a genomic interval of Nautilia sp. PV-1:
- the ilvD gene encoding dihydroxy-acid dehydratase: MRSDEVKKGWHRAPHRSLFRATGLKDEDFDKPFIGVANSFIEIIPGHFFLNKYAEIVKDEIWKNGCVPFEFNTIGVDDGIAMGHDGMLYSLPSREIIANSIETVMNAHKLDALICIPNCDKITPGMVMGALRVNVPTIFVTGGPMRSGHLSDGTPVDLATVFEGLGKFEKGELSEEKLYELECVACPGGGSCSGMFTANSMNTLIEAMGIALKGNGTVLALTPEREELLRTAARRICELAKNEELGEQYKIRNIINEKAIHNAFVVDMAMGGSTNTVLHTIAIAKEAGVDFDLHKLNEIAKHTSHIAKISPSLQTVHMEDIHKAGGMSAVMKEISKRSDTILYLDNPVIEGGTVEERIKDAKVLDTSIIHPIEKPYSKVGGLAILFGNLAEEGCVVKTAGITGEKKFRGKAVCFNSQQEAIDGITSGKIKEGDVVVIRYEGPKGGPGMQEMLAPTSLIMGMGLGNKVALITDGRFSGATRGLSIGHVSPEAAEGGMIGLLKDGDIIEIDVDNFSINVDLSPEEIEKRKKEFTPIKKEVPGRWLKQYRMLVTNASNGAILKAE, translated from the coding sequence ATGAGAAGTGATGAAGTAAAAAAAGGATGGCACAGAGCCCCTCACAGAAGTTTATTCAGAGCTACAGGACTTAAAGACGAAGATTTCGACAAACCGTTTATCGGTGTTGCAAACTCGTTTATAGAAATTATTCCGGGACACTTTTTTTTAAATAAATATGCCGAAATCGTAAAAGACGAAATATGGAAAAACGGATGCGTTCCGTTCGAATTTAACACTATCGGAGTTGACGACGGTATAGCTATGGGACATGACGGAATGCTTTATTCGCTTCCTAGCCGTGAAATTATTGCAAACTCTATCGAAACAGTTATGAATGCCCACAAACTTGACGCGCTTATCTGTATCCCGAACTGTGACAAAATTACTCCGGGTATGGTTATGGGTGCGCTTAGAGTCAACGTACCTACTATATTTGTAACAGGTGGACCTATGAGATCTGGTCATTTATCAGACGGAACGCCTGTAGACCTGGCTACGGTATTTGAAGGACTGGGCAAATTTGAAAAAGGAGAGCTCAGCGAAGAAAAACTTTATGAACTCGAATGCGTAGCATGTCCTGGAGGAGGAAGCTGTTCAGGTATGTTTACGGCCAACTCTATGAATACGCTTATTGAAGCTATGGGTATAGCTCTTAAAGGCAACGGAACTGTTTTAGCCCTTACACCCGAAAGGGAAGAGCTTTTAAGAACAGCCGCCAGAAGAATATGCGAACTGGCCAAAAACGAAGAGCTTGGGGAACAGTATAAAATAAGAAACATCATAAACGAAAAAGCCATTCACAACGCATTTGTAGTGGATATGGCAATGGGAGGAAGCACAAATACCGTTTTACATACTATTGCAATAGCAAAAGAAGCAGGAGTTGATTTTGACCTGCACAAACTTAACGAAATTGCAAAACACACATCACACATTGCGAAAATTTCTCCTTCACTTCAAACTGTTCACATGGAAGACATCCATAAAGCGGGCGGTATGAGCGCCGTTATGAAAGAGATCAGCAAAAGAAGCGACACGATTCTATACCTTGATAACCCAGTAATAGAAGGCGGAACGGTAGAAGAAAGAATTAAGGATGCAAAAGTATTAGATACAAGCATCATCCACCCTATAGAAAAACCTTATAGCAAAGTCGGAGGACTTGCTATTTTATTCGGTAACCTTGCAGAAGAAGGATGCGTGGTAAAAACAGCCGGTATTACGGGTGAGAAAAAATTCAGAGGAAAGGCCGTATGCTTTAATTCCCAGCAAGAAGCGATTGACGGCATCACTTCAGGAAAAATAAAAGAAGGCGATGTAGTGGTAATCAGATACGAAGGTCCGAAGGGCGGTCCAGGAATGCAGGAAATGCTAGCACCTACAAGTCTGATTATGGGTATGGGTCTTGGCAACAAAGTAGCGCTTATTACAGACGGAAGATTCAGCGGCGCTACAAGAGGTCTAAGCATAGGCCACGTTTCCCCTGAAGCTGCAGAAGGCGGAATGATAGGTCTTCTTAAAGACGGAGATATTATTGAAATAGATGTTGATAATTTCTCAATAAATGTAGATTTATCACCTGAAGAAATCGAAAAAAGAAAAAAAGAGTTTACTCCTATTAAAAAAGAAGTACCAGGCAGATGGCTTAAACAATATAGAATGCTAGTAACTAACGCAAGCAACGGTGCAATATTAAAAGCCGAATAA
- a CDS encoding GGDEF domain-containing protein has product MRFKIYISIFVMCCIVIGISVYYTNQSTKILIEEKAKEVFKTRTKEYKVILNDKKNFLNSFAKFLSTSKPVIEAYLENNRTKLINFVMPLYKNLHASGLLEEIHFFKRPAISFVNFANLKAYNIDVSKARRDIVWVSTSFTPSTHFYVCRLYPGFRATYPIIYKDRLLGSLSFGIHINTFAKLFRQLGVKDISIYLNNNILKNSLTSKRYIFFKNLPSYKNWKIMGNIYNIKLSPGYEIKNGYVFTKIKINDFFNHTMAYLIIKDDISTSINVLKTRTLNKLALEIFSYLFIFIVIFILFKWLFDKLNEMNYILSLIKNQKFNQIPKKTVPKDELDKYKNNLIDMANDIKTYISLLTQKVEKYSDKAYKDGLTDIFNRRFLEEKGNELFLKYKLSKSQVGIIMLDIDNFKKINDTYGHDIGDLVLITLAQKIKKLIRKEDVFIRYGGEEFILILPNSNIHNTYKIAEKIRQAIEKTVIDIGEKHLEFTISLGISEIHSDDESIYDAIKRADINLYKAKRNGKNRVEF; this is encoded by the coding sequence TTGAGATTTAAAATATATATTTCAATTTTTGTTATGTGCTGCATCGTAATCGGTATTTCCGTTTATTATACTAATCAAAGTACAAAAATTTTAATTGAAGAAAAAGCAAAAGAAGTTTTTAAAACCAGAACAAAAGAATATAAAGTAATATTAAATGATAAAAAAAATTTTCTTAATTCCTTTGCAAAATTTTTGAGTACTTCTAAACCGGTTATTGAGGCTTATCTTGAAAACAACAGAACAAAACTGATAAATTTCGTAATGCCTTTATACAAAAATCTTCATGCTTCAGGATTATTAGAAGAGATTCATTTTTTTAAAAGACCAGCTATAAGCTTCGTTAATTTCGCAAATTTAAAAGCTTATAATATTGACGTAAGCAAAGCCAGAAGAGATATTGTTTGGGTCAGCACTTCGTTTACTCCTTCTACGCATTTTTACGTATGCAGGCTATATCCCGGATTTAGAGCCACTTATCCTATAATTTATAAAGACAGACTACTTGGAAGCTTATCGTTTGGTATTCATATTAATACTTTTGCAAAACTATTCAGACAGCTAGGCGTAAAAGATATTAGCATATATTTAAATAATAACATTTTAAAAAATTCCCTTACATCAAAAAGATATATTTTTTTTAAAAATCTGCCTTCATATAAAAACTGGAAAATCATGGGAAATATTTACAATATAAAACTCAGCCCAGGTTATGAAATAAAAAACGGCTATGTATTCACTAAAATCAAAATAAATGATTTTTTCAATCATACAATGGCATATTTAATTATAAAAGACGATATTTCTACAAGCATAAACGTATTAAAAACAAGAACTTTAAATAAACTCGCTTTAGAAATATTCAGTTATTTATTTATATTTATAGTAATATTTATTTTATTCAAATGGCTTTTTGACAAATTAAACGAAATGAACTATATTTTATCTCTAATTAAAAATCAGAAATTTAATCAAATTCCAAAAAAAACAGTCCCAAAAGACGAATTAGATAAATATAAAAACAATCTAATAGACATGGCAAACGATATAAAAACTTATATTTCTCTTTTGACTCAAAAAGTTGAAAAATATTCAGACAAAGCATATAAAGACGGCTTGACTGATATATTCAACAGAAGATTTTTAGAAGAAAAAGGAAATGAACTGTTTTTAAAATATAAACTTTCAAAATCTCAAGTCGGTATTATAATGCTGGATATAGACAACTTCAAAAAAATAAACGATACTTACGGTCATGATATAGGAGATTTGGTTTTAATAACACTTGCACAAAAAATCAAAAAACTTATAAGAAAAGAAGATGTTTTTATACGATACGGAGGAGAAGAGTTTATATTAATTTTACCTAATTCAAATATACACAATACATATAAAATTGCAGAAAAAATAAGACAGGCAATAGAAAAAACCGTTATTGATATAGGCGAAAAACATCTTGAGTTTACAATCAGCCTGGGAATAAGCGAAATACATTCGGATGACGAATCAATATATGACGCCATTAAAAGAGCGGATATCAATCTATACAAAGCAAAAAGAAACGGCAAAAACAGAGTCGAGTTTTAA
- a CDS encoding nucleoside recognition protein, which yields MKQLINSALKTAVLIIKLVIPFYLLADILIYFGILQKISFIFEPITSIMGLNPEVSLSIAAGVLFNLYAAIAFAAPLGLTPYEWTILGLFLGIAHALPVENTIMKKLSMPHWYSTVLRIGVGILAVLILRALPIHIEGKTLQKEISLPHYSSFWDMTGTSLYNASILALKIIILITIIIFIMHFIKTKIFKNKNLSASFSVITGIILGITYGAGILIAEKDKLTKKELLFVGTFLMIAHSLIEDPLLFVLFGANFWVLVGIRLILAVILSYIAVKFIKL from the coding sequence ATGAAACAACTGATAAATTCGGCTTTAAAAACTGCCGTTTTAATTATTAAACTTGTTATACCTTTTTATTTACTTGCAGATATACTTATCTATTTCGGCATCTTGCAAAAAATTTCTTTTATATTCGAGCCGATAACATCTATTATGGGATTAAACCCGGAAGTATCGTTATCCATTGCCGCCGGAGTTTTGTTTAATCTATATGCCGCAATCGCTTTCGCTGCCCCTCTCGGACTTACACCGTATGAATGGACAATTTTAGGACTGTTTTTAGGAATTGCACATGCCCTTCCCGTAGAAAATACCATTATGAAAAAATTAAGCATGCCTCACTGGTATTCAACTGTTCTTAGAATAGGTGTGGGTATATTGGCTGTTCTAATCTTAAGAGCTCTTCCGATACACATTGAAGGCAAAACCCTGCAAAAAGAGATAAGCCTGCCTCATTACAGCTCATTTTGGGACATGACAGGCACATCATTATATAATGCTTCTATTTTAGCTTTAAAAATTATTATTTTAATTACGATAATTATTTTTATAATGCATTTTATTAAAACAAAAATTTTTAAAAATAAAAATCTTAGCGCGTCCTTTTCCGTTATTACAGGAATAATTCTGGGAATAACATACGGTGCAGGTATACTTATAGCCGAAAAAGACAAATTAACAAAAAAAGAGCTTTTATTCGTAGGGACATTTCTTATGATTGCCCACTCTTTAATCGAAGACCCTCTACTTTTTGTACTGTTCGGAGCAAATTTTTGGGTTTTAGTCGGAATAAGACTGATTTTGGCGGTTATACTTTCTTACATAGCGGTTAAATTTATAAAACTTTAA
- a CDS encoding ATP/GTP-binding protein, with protein MINIDRYGLNSASFDFSFVTSDGDQIELKMYDSIEAASSYKKGRNFESEEFTLKHEYGYEFHYKGNGLSEQDKKEIAETFKKIKPLFEKFIKQKEANEKVMTNTAQMLKSVLPKIKNENHLNAVKHEAVNTFDDILKQIKATLDEVKKAKELFDKIFDKSKKLEIYV; from the coding sequence ATGATAAATATTGACAGGTACGGATTAAATTCGGCAAGTTTTGATTTTTCTTTTGTTACAAGCGACGGAGATCAAATTGAACTTAAAATGTACGATTCGATTGAAGCTGCAAGTTCATATAAAAAGGGCAGAAATTTTGAATCGGAAGAGTTTACGCTCAAGCATGAATACGGTTATGAGTTTCATTATAAGGGCAACGGATTAAGCGAACAGGATAAAAAAGAAATAGCCGAAACGTTCAAAAAGATAAAACCTCTCTTTGAAAAATTTATAAAACAAAAAGAAGCAAATGAAAAGGTTATGACAAATACCGCTCAGATGTTAAAATCAGTACTTCCGAAAATAAAAAATGAAAATCATTTAAATGCGGTAAAACATGAAGCTGTAAATACGTTTGATGATATATTAAAGCAGATAAAAGCTACGCTTGATGAGGTCAAAAAAGCAAAAGAGCTTTTTGATAAAATTTTTGATAAATCCAAAAAATTAGAAATATATGTTTAA
- the amrA gene encoding AmmeMemoRadiSam system protein A, whose product MEDLRVLLKLARMSILEEFEGKKLIDKEEWIKKYPFLAEKRACFVTLKMKDKPRGSNLRGCIGSILPYRPLIDDVVANAKAAAFEDPRFPPLTPEEFERVKIEVSVLTIPEKLEYEDKEDLMRKIRPGVDGVILQLANHQATFLPSVWEELPAFELFFAHLCMKARLPGDCLMYHPTIYTYQAVEVEEEE is encoded by the coding sequence ATGGAAGATTTAAGAGTACTGTTGAAACTTGCGAGAATGTCAATTTTAGAAGAATTTGAAGGAAAAAAGCTTATTGATAAAGAAGAATGGATAAAAAAATATCCTTTTTTAGCAGAAAAGAGGGCGTGTTTTGTTACGCTTAAAATGAAAGACAAACCAAGAGGGAGTAATCTTAGAGGATGTATAGGATCAATCCTTCCTTACAGGCCATTGATTGACGATGTTGTAGCAAATGCTAAAGCTGCGGCTTTTGAAGATCCGAGATTTCCTCCGCTGACTCCGGAAGAGTTTGAAAGGGTTAAAATAGAAGTAAGTGTACTTACAATACCTGAAAAACTTGAATATGAGGATAAAGAAGATCTGATGAGAAAAATACGCCCAGGAGTTGACGGGGTTATCTTACAGCTTGCGAATCATCAGGCAACATTCCTTCCGAGTGTATGGGAAGAATTGCCGGCGTTTGAGCTGTTTTTTGCACATCTTTGTATGAAAGCGAGATTACCGGGAGACTGTTTGATGTATCATCCGACAATTTACACGTATCAGGCTGTTGAAGTGGAGGAGGAAGAATAA
- a CDS encoding EscU/YscU/HrcU family type III secretion system export apparatus switch protein — translation MKKSTNMNKAVALKYKAYEQNAPKVIAKGKGELARKIIEKAKLYDVPLFQNETLADMLLNVEVGEEIPPKMYQAVVDVFIWLYKLEEKAQLSK, via the coding sequence ATGAAAAAATCTACAAATATGAATAAAGCCGTAGCGTTAAAATATAAAGCTTATGAACAAAACGCTCCGAAAGTAATTGCAAAAGGCAAAGGAGAGCTTGCAAGAAAAATAATTGAAAAAGCCAAACTTTACGATGTGCCTCTTTTTCAAAACGAAACTCTTGCGGATATGCTTTTGAATGTGGAGGTTGGAGAGGAGATACCTCCTAAAATGTATCAAGCGGTAGTAGATGTCTTTATATGGCTTTATAAACTTGAGGAAAAAGCGCAACTGAGCAAATAG
- the thpR gene encoding RNA 2',3'-cyclic phosphodiesterase produces MRLFIATPVQLPIYGAVKNSLSKYVEGKWVEGWNLHLTHKFIGDDEPEKYKTKLKIKNEKLKVKGIGTFGDRVLYLKADIDDDINRQINEKFGLTNDKPFKPHITLCRIKNIKDKKFWDELKKWENIEFEVPLEVYLYKSTLTKKGPVYEKIYKYE; encoded by the coding sequence ATGAGACTTTTTATAGCTACACCTGTGCAGCTCCCGATATACGGGGCTGTTAAAAATTCGCTTTCAAAATATGTTGAGGGTAAGTGGGTTGAAGGGTGGAATTTACATTTGACCCATAAATTTATAGGTGATGATGAGCCTGAGAAATATAAAACAAAATTAAAAATTAAAAATGAAAAGTTAAAAGTTAAAGGAATAGGAACTTTTGGCGATCGGGTACTGTATTTAAAAGCCGATATTGACGATGATATAAACAGACAGATTAATGAAAAGTTTGGCTTAACGAACGACAAGCCTTTTAAACCTCATATAACGCTTTGCAGAATAAAAAACATTAAAGACAAAAAGTTTTGGGATGAACTTAAAAAATGGGAAAACATTGAGTTTGAAGTACCTCTTGAAGTGTATCTTTATAAATCCACACTTACAAAAAAAGGTCCCGTATATGAAAAAATCTACAAATATGAATAA
- a CDS encoding DUF2905 family protein, translated as MAKIFIFIGLIFILIGVILYLFKGFPLFRLPGDIVIDKGNFKFYFPITSSIIISIVLSVLFSIVLKFLK; from the coding sequence ATGGCAAAAATTTTTATATTTATAGGTCTGATTTTTATTTTAATAGGCGTTATTTTGTATCTGTTTAAAGGTTTTCCTCTTTTTAGACTTCCGGGTGATATCGTAATAGACAAAGGAAATTTTAAATTTTATTTTCCTATAACATCTTCAATCATTATAAGTATTGTTTTAAGCGTACTGTTTAGTATTGTTTTAAAGTTTTTAAAATGA